The following coding sequences lie in one Silene latifolia isolate original U9 population chromosome 5, ASM4854445v1, whole genome shotgun sequence genomic window:
- the LOC141654960 gene encoding B3 domain-containing transcription factor VRN1-like produces MSIMGIDDHSHYYPSFFKIILEPRHDLYKLGIPIKFMTEYGNDLSDVVSLKIPTGKTWIVELLKENGRAWFGDGWHEFVTYYSICHGYFLVFTYGGMSRFNVLIFDMTACEIEYPLDPQINPCPPSSSSKEYGMLALVGQYKRKFRTLTREHIKKINSYQFENPCFTSIIVFAGFM; encoded by the exons ATGTCCATCATGGGTATTGATGATCATTCTCATTACTATCCAAGCTTCTTCAAGATAATTCTCGAGCCTCGACACGATCTTTATAAACTG GGAATTCCTATTAAGTTTATGACTGAATATGGGAATGATCTGTCGGATGTTGTAAGCCTCAAAATTCCAACCGGTAAGACATGGATAGTTGAATTACTAAAAGAAAATGGCAGAGCATGGTTCGGAGATGGTTGGCATGAGTTTGTGACTTATTACTCAATATGTCATGGCTATTTCTTGGTGTTCACTTATGGAGGAATGTCTCGGTTCAATGTGTTGATTTTCGACATGACCGCTTGTGAGATTGAGTACCCTCTTGATCCTCAAATCAACCCTTGTCCACCTAGCTCTTCATCAAAAG AATATGGGATGCTTGCTTTGGTTGGGCAATACAAAAGGAAATTCAGAACTCTGACCCGTGAGCACATCAAGAAGATTAAttcttatcaatttgaaaacccTTGTTTTACCAGTATAATTGTTTTTGCTGGTTTTATGTAG